From one Mytilus trossulus isolate FHL-02 chromosome 10, PNRI_Mtr1.1.1.hap1, whole genome shotgun sequence genomic stretch:
- the LOC134686132 gene encoding uncharacterized protein LOC134686132, translated as MVSVRIQLDNGFMSDGQGVVFHALPVSTNSLSGVLYGYNNENVRVWIPFRLSGDFTCFGTVCCSFDGWSTNLLKYNGTVNIRAWLLDHNFHDFTVATQEVNIFSGESPILFPEMDFSDFYINVEVITGYGDNSEYIFGAAGSAMLGTVDGDYGGLIYVYTNNSVMVWIPNANNKGHVQFVGGRWGNKIQDSRCDDGQLIVKVYTFGDLIKCEVPVTVANAFFTMNGSKVTYDCHPGYTHETGNLTRTCQSNGTWNGFPPVCTATTMQCHDPGAVANATYTLHGQSEGSTVTYACNTGYIYEAGFLTRTCQSDGTWDGVPPVCTGTCGLPPTYNYTTQTYTGVTSGSIAQFKCNFGYAFASGSTQHQCFPPNWMGNPVVCKDVLSTKEVTEMINKIEKELTVDKKTTSTFHRRKHCAEDPRPSSKQIGLIGMFIMTVYFSLILILDCIGSGRKE; from the exons ATGGTATCTGTTCGAATACAACTTGATAATGGCTTTATGTCAGATGGTCAAG GAGTGGTGTTTCATGCCTTACCTGTGTCCACGAACTCTCTATCCGGAGTATTATATGGATATAATAACGAAAATGTACGAGTATGGATACCATTTAGACTCTCGGGGGATTTTACTTGTTTTG gaactgTATGTTGTAGCTTTGATGGTTGGAGcacaaatttattgaaatataatggCACAGTAAACATCCGGGCTTGGTTACTTGACcataattttcatgattttacagTTGCCACTCAAGAGGTTAACATTTTCAGTGGAGAGAGTCCAATATTATTTCCTGAAATGGATTTTTCAGATTTCTATATCAATGTTGAG GTGATCACTGGTTATGGTGACAACTCAGAGTATATATTTGGCGCAGCTGGTTCAGCCATGTTGGGCACTGTAGATGGTGATTATGGTGGACTAATctatgtttatacaaacaataGTGTGATGGTTTGGATACCAAATGCAAACAACAAAGGTCATGTGCAATTTGTAGGAGGACGATGGGGTAATAAAATACAGGATAGTAGATGCGATGATGGACAACTAATTGTTAAAGTGTATACTTTTGGTGATTTAA TAAAATGTGAAGTTCCTGTCACAGTGGCAAATGCCTTTTTTACGATGAATGGTTCTAAAGTAACATATGATTGTCATCCTGGCTACACACATGAGACAGGAAATTTAACCCGTACATGTCAGTCTAATGGCACATGGAATGGTTTTCCTCCAGTATGCACAG CAACAACAATGCAGTGTCATGACCCAGGAGCAGTTGCTAATGCCACATATACCTTGCATGGTCAATCCGAAGGATCAACAGTAACATATGCATGTAACACAGGGTATATATACGAAGCAGGATTTCTGACACGCACCTGTCAGTCTGATGGAACATGGGATGGTGTTCCTCCTGTATGTACAG GTACATGTGGATTACCTCctacatataattatacaacACAGACCTACACTGGCGTGACAAGCGGGAGTATCGCACAGTTTAAATGCAACTTTGGGTATGCATTTGCTTCAGGCAGTACCCAGCACCAGTGTTTTCCGCCAAACTGGATGGGAAACCCTGTTGTGTGTAAAG ACGTGCTTTCAACTAAAGAAGTAACAGAAATGATAAACAAGATAGAAAAAGAACTAACAGTCGACAAAAAGACAACTTCTACATTTCACAGACGTAAACATTGTGCTGAGGATCCACGGCCATCCAGTAAACAAATTGGTTTGATAGGCATGTttatcatgacagtttatttcTCTTTGATTCTAATATTGGATTGCATTGGAAGCGGAAGAAAGGAATGA